Proteins encoded within one genomic window of Candidatus Omnitrophota bacterium:
- a CDS encoding three-Cys-motif partner protein TcmP, producing the protein MSRKAKLKFDEVGYWSEMKLEIIDAYAREYSKIISKCSNPSFDHIYIDAFSGPGVHKSKTTGEMIPGSPQKALSVKPPFKKYYFIDLDSTKTNYLRQQVANNPDVVVSTGDCNTILLNNIFPQVKYKDYKRGLCLLDPYGLHLDWKVIKIAGGMKSIEIFLNFPIADMNRNVFWHNPNGVDPDDIERMNAFWGDDSWRKIAYTTKKNLFGYEEKEPNDIIAESFRKRLSDVAGFNHVSAPLPMKNSNNAIIYYLFFASQRPVAKKIVDYIFDKYSKVGA; encoded by the coding sequence ATGAGCAGAAAAGCCAAGCTAAAGTTTGATGAAGTTGGGTATTGGTCTGAAATGAAGCTCGAGATAATCGATGCTTATGCGCGAGAATATTCTAAAATAATTTCAAAGTGTTCTAACCCATCATTTGATCATATATATATTGATGCATTCTCCGGTCCTGGGGTACACAAATCAAAAACTACTGGGGAGATGATCCCCGGAAGCCCTCAAAAGGCTTTATCGGTTAAACCTCCGTTCAAAAAATATTATTTTATTGACCTTGATTCGACAAAGACGAATTATTTGCGTCAACAGGTTGCCAATAACCCAGACGTAGTTGTTAGTACCGGCGATTGCAATACTATTTTATTAAATAATATATTTCCCCAAGTAAAATATAAAGATTATAAACGAGGCCTTTGTCTGCTTGATCCGTATGGTCTGCATCTTGACTGGAAAGTCATAAAAATAGCCGGGGGCATGAAATCTATCGAGATATTTCTTAACTTTCCAATAGCAGATATGAATCGAAATGTTTTTTGGCATAACCCGAATGGCGTAGATCCAGATGATATTGAAAGGATGAATGCATTTTGGGGCGATGATTCATGGCGCAAAATAGCGTATACGACAAAAAAGAACCTTTTTGGCTATGAGGAAAAAGAACCAAATGATATAATTGCAGAGAGTTTTCGTAAACGCCTTAGTGATGTTGCTGGATTTAATCATGTGTCCGCACCATTGCCGATGAAAAATTCAAACAATGCTATAATATATTATCTATTTTTTGCATCTCAAAGGCCAGTTGCAAAGAAAATTGTTGACTATATATTTGATAAGTATTCTAAGGTGGGGGCATAA
- a CDS encoding phage Gp37/Gp68 family protein: protein MASYSSIEWTDSTWNPVTGCTKVSPGCKNCYAEIFAERFRGVPRHPFEQGFDFKLWPNRLRLPVMWKESRMVFVNSMSDLFHEKVPDNFIKEVFNTMIEADHHIFQVLTKRSERMMEWIQEQFAKDIVPAHIWLGVSVENQDYVDRIKDLKDTPAYVRFVSCEPLLGPLKLISRDLDSIQWVIVGGESGHKARAMNPQWARDIKELCRDSDVAFFFKQWGTFNDLGERVGKKRAGRLLDGKMWDQMPKAEYFQKQQLEYV, encoded by the coding sequence ATGGCATCCTATTCATCAATTGAATGGACCGATTCAACATGGAATCCAGTAACCGGCTGCACTAAGGTAAGCCCTGGTTGTAAGAATTGTTATGCTGAAATATTTGCCGAGAGGTTTAGAGGAGTGCCGCGGCATCCATTCGAACAAGGATTTGATTTTAAGCTCTGGCCGAATCGGCTACGGTTGCCCGTGATGTGGAAAGAGTCTCGAATGGTTTTTGTTAATTCTATGTCAGATTTATTTCATGAAAAAGTGCCCGATAATTTTATTAAAGAAGTTTTTAATACAATGATCGAAGCAGACCACCACATTTTTCAGGTTCTTACTAAACGTTCAGAACGAATGATGGAATGGATTCAAGAACAATTTGCAAAAGATATTGTTCCTGCTCATATATGGCTTGGAGTTTCAGTTGAAAACCAAGATTATGTTGATAGAATTAAGGATTTAAAAGATACGCCGGCCTACGTGAGATTTGTATCCTGTGAGCCTCTATTAGGGCCATTAAAGCTTATTTCTCGCGATTTAGATAGTATACAATGGGTTATTGTGGGTGGCGAAAGTGGTCACAAGGCCAGGGCGATGAATCCACAGTGGGCTAGAGATATTAAAGAGCTGTGTCGAGATAGTGATGTAGCATTCTTTTTTAAACAATGGGGAACATTTAATGATCTAGGTGAGAGAGTAGGGAAAAAGCGTGCGGGGCGCCTTCTTGATGGAAAGATGTGGGATCAGATGCCCAAAGCAGAGTACTTTCAGAAACAGCAATTAGAATATGTTTAA
- a CDS encoding glycosyltransferase family 39 protein has product MDKILEFCAAKRTGTIIAVSIIAIFLVISLIRTYDFKTFQSIIDSGGDDWSLYARYALDIKDNGLLMPSVQGAYYFPASYLYSYFIAFCLALFGEKSVPIFIAQHLMLGLSIGFVYWAFRDKMNGLTSLIFLCTLFVFSIKDICKNYSALLLGENLALFTMALFFLCFIKGIEKKSLALQLTAASSLGLSILTRPNIVIFGLAFIPLVTAYYVRRGRAGYIKLAAFLLVFFLSSSLLLVRNYLVCKKPYLLPVQVSSMSFARMYHPIPSSVDLTRTNENFLYAKLHLSRDMVDYAEYALQKPRLFFGYYIKKALFCLGYMSPLSPVYGLRSHWLAMWAGYFLYLFFRIKDRARPEMWEAATHLFIICYYGTVIMSAPIHNYGFRMLIPVIFYVLVFAFLALDRLWAGARTYFNNIGTWR; this is encoded by the coding sequence ATGGATAAAATATTGGAATTTTGCGCCGCAAAACGCACCGGAACGATAATAGCGGTCTCGATAATAGCGATATTCCTCGTCATATCTTTAATAAGGACGTACGATTTTAAAACTTTTCAAAGCATCATCGACTCCGGGGGCGATGATTGGAGCCTGTATGCGCGCTACGCATTGGACATAAAAGATAACGGCCTTCTTATGCCCTCCGTGCAGGGAGCGTATTATTTCCCGGCAAGCTATCTCTATTCCTATTTTATCGCATTTTGTCTGGCGCTGTTCGGGGAGAAGAGCGTTCCGATATTTATAGCGCAGCATCTGATGCTGGGACTTTCCATAGGGTTCGTCTACTGGGCGTTCAGAGACAAGATGAACGGACTTACATCCCTCATATTCCTATGCACCCTTTTCGTATTCAGCATAAAAGATATCTGTAAAAACTATTCAGCTTTGCTGCTGGGAGAGAACCTGGCGCTTTTTACTATGGCGCTTTTCTTTTTATGTTTTATCAAGGGCATCGAAAAGAAGAGCCTTGCGCTGCAGCTTACAGCCGCCTCCTCGCTCGGGCTCTCTATTCTGACAAGGCCCAATATCGTTATATTCGGCCTGGCGTTCATTCCGCTCGTCACAGCATACTACGTCAGACGGGGGAGGGCCGGCTATATAAAGCTGGCGGCATTTTTACTGGTGTTTTTTCTAAGCTCATCGCTTCTCCTGGTAAGGAATTACCTGGTCTGCAAAAAGCCGTACCTTCTTCCCGTCCAGGTGTCATCCATGAGTTTTGCCAGGATGTATCACCCTATACCTTCATCAGTGGATCTTACAAGGACGAACGAGAATTTCCTTTACGCGAAGCTGCATCTTAGTAGGGATATGGTCGATTATGCGGAATATGCGCTGCAGAAGCCCCGCCTCTTCTTCGGTTATTATATTAAGAAGGCGCTTTTCTGTCTCGGCTACATGTCCCCCCTGTCTCCGGTGTATGGCCTGCGCAGCCATTGGCTGGCCATGTGGGCGGGCTATTTTTTATACCTGTTTTTCCGGATCAAAGACCGCGCAAGGCCGGAGATGTGGGAAGCGGCCACGCATCTTTTTATTATATGCTATTATGGAACAGTGATCATGAGCGCGCCTATCCATAATTACGGGTTCAGGATGCTGATCCCGGTTATATTCTATGTGCTGGTATTTGCCTTTTTGGCGCTCGACAGGCTATGGGCAGGCGCCAGGACATATTTTAACAACATCGGCACTTGGAGGTAA
- a CDS encoding ammonium transporter — protein MINTGDTAWVLMSTALVMLMTIPGLALFYGGLVRRKNVLATMMQSFFVLCLISLQWILFGYTLSFGPDKFHIIGDLSWFGLRGVGAEPNAVYAATIPHVLFMAFQMMFAVITPGLITGAFAERMKFSTYAVFTLLWATLVYDPVCHWVWGSGGWLRNMGVMDFAGGLVVHVTAGFSALACAFYMGSRRGYGREPMPPHNLPLTIIGAGLLWFGWFGFNAGSALGANAIAAMALVVTNTAAATAALTWMLIEWKVTGKPTLLGGATGAVAGLATITPASGFVGPFSSIIIGIATAAICYFAVAVVKLKFSYDDSLDAFGVHGIGGFVGVIFTGALAQKIFNPAGNNGLFFGNASQLAVQTFGALVIVVYSVGMTFVMLKILDATMGLRVSDEEEVIGLDISQHEESAYTLLD, from the coding sequence ATGATTAATACGGGCGATACCGCGTGGGTCCTGATGTCGACGGCTCTGGTGATGCTCATGACCATTCCCGGCCTCGCGCTTTTTTACGGCGGCTTGGTGCGAAGAAAAAATGTCCTTGCCACCATGATGCAGTCTTTCTTTGTCTTGTGCCTGATAAGCCTGCAATGGATATTGTTTGGTTATACCCTGTCGTTCGGGCCGGATAAATTCCACATCATAGGAGATCTGTCATGGTTTGGCCTGAGGGGCGTCGGCGCGGAGCCGAATGCCGTGTATGCCGCGACCATTCCCCACGTTCTTTTTATGGCATTTCAGATGATGTTTGCGGTGATCACGCCGGGGCTGATAACAGGCGCATTCGCCGAGAGGATGAAATTTTCCACATACGCGGTATTCACTTTATTGTGGGCGACCCTGGTGTACGATCCTGTGTGCCATTGGGTCTGGGGCTCCGGCGGATGGCTGAGGAACATGGGAGTGATGGATTTTGCCGGGGGGCTTGTGGTGCATGTCACGGCGGGTTTTTCGGCTCTTGCGTGCGCGTTTTATATGGGATCGAGAAGAGGCTATGGCAGGGAGCCCATGCCGCCGCATAATCTCCCTTTGACTATTATAGGCGCCGGGCTTCTGTGGTTTGGCTGGTTCGGATTTAACGCAGGAAGCGCGTTGGGAGCGAACGCTATCGCGGCGATGGCCCTTGTCGTTACCAATACGGCCGCCGCCACCGCCGCGCTTACCTGGATGCTGATCGAATGGAAAGTTACGGGAAAACCCACCCTTCTGGGCGGGGCAACCGGCGCCGTAGCGGGGCTTGCCACAATAACTCCCGCGTCGGGATTTGTGGGCCCGTTTTCATCCATTATCATCGGCATCGCAACCGCCGCGATCTGCTATTTTGCGGTTGCCGTAGTAAAACTTAAGTTCTCTTATGACGACTCGCTCGACGCGTTCGGCGTCCACGGCATCGGAGGATTCGTGGGCGTTATCTTTACAGGGGCTTTAGCGCAGAAAATATTTAATCCCGCAGGTAACAACGGCCTGTTTTTCGGTAACGCCTCCCAGCTTGCCGTCCAGACATTCGGCGCGCTCGTCATTGTCGTATATTCCGTCGGTATGACATTCGTCATGCTGAAAATACTCGACGCTACCATGGGGCTCAGGGTGAGCGACGAGGAAGAGGTGATAGGTCTCGATATTAGCCAGCACGAAGAGAGCGCGTACACGTTGTTGGATTAG
- a CDS encoding P-II family nitrogen regulator encodes MKLVIAIIQPHKLEDVLQELDKNEIHLRTVSSVLGCGRQKGRVEVYRGRKETGNLLKKVRIEIAVNEGFVEPTIAAITRGAKTGAIGDGKIFVLDLTECVRIRTGEKGNEAIG; translated from the coding sequence ATGAAACTGGTGATAGCGATAATTCAGCCGCACAAACTCGAAGATGTTTTACAGGAGCTTGATAAAAATGAGATACACCTGAGGACTGTTTCCAGCGTGTTGGGATGCGGAAGGCAAAAAGGGCGGGTGGAGGTATACCGGGGAAGAAAAGAGACCGGGAATCTCCTCAAAAAGGTCCGCATAGAGATCGCCGTCAATGAAGGATTTGTCGAGCCGACCATAGCCGCGATAACGCGCGGCGCCAAGACCGGCGCCATAGGCGACGGTAAGATATTCGTGCTGGATCTTACAGAATGTGTAAGAATAAGAACAGGCGAAAAGGGAAACGAAGCCATAGGGTAG
- a CDS encoding peptide chain release factor-like protein gives MTSIAGIDKEEALGARMAAAGIKESDIVELFILAGKKGGQKVNKTSSCVYLKHKPTGIEVKCQQERSQALNRFLARRILVNKIEALILGRESEEQKRYEKIRRQKRRRSRRAKDKMLRDKKLHSEKKSLRNKSKISLL, from the coding sequence ATGACATCAATAGCGGGAATAGACAAAGAAGAGGCTTTAGGGGCGAGGATGGCCGCCGCCGGTATAAAGGAGTCCGATATCGTCGAGCTCTTCATACTCGCCGGTAAAAAGGGAGGCCAGAAGGTCAATAAGACCTCCTCCTGCGTATATCTGAAACATAAGCCTACCGGTATCGAGGTCAAATGCCAACAGGAGCGCTCCCAGGCGCTGAACCGGTTCCTTGCCCGTAGGATCCTTGTCAACAAGATCGAAGCGCTTATTCTCGGCAGGGAGTCGGAAGAGCAGAAGAGATACGAGAAGATCCGCCGCCAGAAACGCAGGCGTTCAAGAAGGGCTAAAGATAAGATGCTCAGGGATAAGAAACTCCATTCCGAGAAGAAATCGCTCCGAAACAAATCCAAAATTTCACTACTCTAA
- a CDS encoding lipid-binding SYLF domain-containing protein yields the protein MPKRKKFLPVIIFFILIISIAVFLLHKTLSYPENKWTRLIVKCAGVVDSAGKAAGEGIMNGPIANCEAVGIFPSTISGGFGLGGQYGQGIILVKHDDGWSPPAIFTLAGGSIGWQIGAQATDIILVFMDAHSVDAILRGKMKLGVDASVAAGPVGRNVSAATDAQLRGGILSYSISRGLFIGAKVEGAVLLEHEEANEELYGKPLTAREILIEDKAVMPKAAYAFFKTLQPDNPVIRFLRKIGVFK from the coding sequence ATGCCTAAGCGAAAAAAATTCCTACCGGTAATAATTTTCTTCATCCTCATTATCTCTATCGCCGTATTTTTATTACACAAGACCCTGTCATACCCGGAAAACAAGTGGACGAGGCTGATAGTAAAATGCGCCGGAGTGGTCGATAGCGCCGGTAAGGCGGCAGGCGAGGGCATAATGAATGGCCCGATAGCCAATTGCGAGGCTGTAGGCATATTCCCGTCTACAATTTCCGGAGGATTCGGCCTCGGCGGCCAATACGGCCAGGGGATAATATTGGTCAAACATGACGACGGATGGTCGCCCCCGGCGATATTTACGCTGGCCGGAGGGAGCATCGGCTGGCAGATAGGCGCTCAGGCGACCGACATAATACTGGTCTTTATGGACGCTCACAGCGTCGATGCCATTCTTCGGGGAAAGATGAAACTCGGCGTGGACGCCTCGGTTGCCGCGGGCCCGGTCGGAAGGAACGTGTCGGCGGCCACCGATGCCCAATTAAGGGGCGGCATATTGTCGTATTCCATATCGAGAGGCCTTTTCATCGGCGCCAAGGTAGAAGGCGCGGTACTTTTGGAGCACGAAGAAGCGAATGAGGAACTTTACGGGAAGCCCCTAACGGCCCGGGAGATACTTATTGAAGATAAGGCCGTCATGCCCAAGGCCGCATACGCGTTCTTTAAGACATTACAGCCGGACAATCCGGTAATCCGTTTCTTAAGAAAAATAGGGGTGTTTAAGTAG
- a CDS encoding nuclear transport factor 2 family protein, translating to MRRIILSFFAVCILIGPVSAADDVQPTSIKDEVQSLFNTSGTAFDKEDVGGVVRAYLPAATLQYLDGTVLTADEWKANLKKNFNKIENEETRYDVTKAEAIDVNGAATVTAIHEYMLTGGKHLYRTTRTWQVDLTKTLNGWRIVRLKQLSHKMTCDGAPCEEDTGIEKF from the coding sequence ATGAGAAGAATAATATTATCTTTTTTCGCCGTCTGTATATTGATCGGCCCCGTATCGGCGGCGGACGACGTCCAGCCGACGTCGATAAAGGACGAGGTACAGTCGCTTTTTAACACCTCGGGCACTGCGTTCGACAAGGAAGACGTCGGTGGTGTGGTCAGGGCATACCTTCCGGCGGCCACATTGCAGTACCTGGACGGCACGGTCCTTACCGCGGACGAATGGAAAGCAAACCTGAAGAAAAATTTCAACAAGATAGAAAATGAAGAAACGAGATATGACGTCACAAAAGCGGAGGCCATAGACGTAAACGGCGCGGCTACGGTCACGGCGATACACGAATATATGCTGACCGGCGGAAAGCACCTGTATCGGACTACGCGGACGTGGCAGGTCGACCTGACAAAGACCCTCAACGGCTGGCGCATCGTCCGTTTAAAACAGCTCTCCCATAAAATGACTTGTGACGGCGCTCCATGCGAAGAAGATACGGGGATCGAAAAATTCTAG